In the Oxyura jamaicensis isolate SHBP4307 breed ruddy duck chromosome 18, BPBGC_Ojam_1.0, whole genome shotgun sequence genome, one interval contains:
- the PYCR1 gene encoding pyrroline-5-carboxylate reductase 1, mitochondrial, whose product MSVGFIGAGQLAFALARGFTAAGVLAAHKITASSPDTELPTVSGLRKMGVNFTVSNKDTVKGSDVLFLAVKPPIIPFILDEVGPDIEARHIVVSCAAGVTISSIEKKLSAFCPTPKVIRCMTNTPVIVREGATVYATGTHADVEDGKLLEQLMASVGFCTEVEEDLIDAVTGLSGSGPAYAFTALDALADGGVKMGLPRRLAVRLGAQALLGAAKMLLESEQHPGQLKDNVCSPGGATIHALHFLESGGFRSLLINAVEASCIRTRELQHLADQEKISPAAIKKTLLDKVKLESPSLSLASASKVSLFTNKSPSSKKN is encoded by the exons ATGAGCGTGGGGTTCATCGGGGCCGGGCAGCTCGCCTTCGCCTTGGCCAGGGGCTTCACGGCCGCAG GGGTCCTGGCCGCGCACAAGATCACGGCGAGTTCCCCGGACACCGAGCTGCCCACCGTGAGCGGGCTGCGG AAAATGGGCGTGAACTTCACGGTGAGCAACAAGGACACGGTGAAGGGCAGCGACGTCCTCTTCCTGGCCGTGAAGCCCCCCATCATCCCCTTCATCCTGGACGAGGTGGGCCCCGACATCGAGGCCCGTCACATCGTGGTCTCCTGTGCTGCCGGTGTCACCATCAGCTCCATCGAGAAG AAACTCTCGGCCTTCTGCCCCACACCTAAAGTAATCAGGTGCATGACGAACACCCCTGTGATTGTCCGGGAAGGTGCAACCGTCTATGCCACTGGGACTCATGCAGACGTGGAGGATGGGAAGCTCTTGGAACAGCTGATGGCCAGCGTAGGCTTCTGCACTGAAGTGGAAGAGGACCTGATAGATGCTGTAACAGGGCTCAGTGGCAGTGGCCCTGCGTAT GCATTCACTGCCCTGGATGCTCTGGCAGACGGAGGTGTGAAAATGGGACTTCCCCGCAGGCTGGCCGTCCGGCTTGGAGCCCAGGCTTTGCTG GGTGCTGCCAAAATGCTGTTAGAATCTGAACAGCACCCGGGTCAGCTGAAGGACAATGTCTGCTCACCTGGGGGAGCCACCATCCATGCCCTGCACTTCCTAGAGAGTGGTGGCTTTCGCTCACTCCTGATCAATGCAGTGGAGGCTTCTTGCATCCGGACAAG ggagctgcagcatttGGCAGACCAAGAGAAGATCTCCCCAGCAGCCATAAAGAAGACTTTGTTGGATAAGGTGAAattggagtctccttctctgtcttTGGCATCTGCCAGCAAAGTCAGTCTGTTTACCAATAAGAGCCCCAGCAGCAAGAAGAACTGA